From Micromonospora nigra, one genomic window encodes:
- the galE gene encoding UDP-glucose 4-epimerase GalE, which translates to MKLLVTGGAGFIGSVVTRMLLDAGHEVVVLDDLRTGHREALAPDATHVEAGIHDAARVLTPDAGFDGVLHCAALIAAGESMVRPELYWHTNTVGTLALLDAVRAAAVPKLIFSSTAAVYGNPTELPIPETAVKAPTNTYGATKLAVDMALTSEAVGHGLAAVSLRYFNVAGAYLTGRVALGERHDPETHLIPIALEVAAGRREKLQLFGDDYPTVDGTCVRDYIHVADLARAHLLALDAATPGQHRIYNLGNGNGFTNRQVIDVVREVTGEPVPVEIAPRRDGDPAELVASAALARTGLGWTPEKPTLHDMVGDAWTFYRTHLLGRS; encoded by the coding sequence GTGAAACTGCTCGTCACCGGCGGTGCCGGGTTCATCGGCAGTGTGGTGACCCGGATGCTGCTCGACGCCGGCCACGAGGTCGTCGTCCTCGACGACCTGCGCACCGGCCACCGCGAGGCGCTCGCCCCCGACGCCACGCACGTCGAGGCCGGGATCCACGACGCCGCACGGGTGCTCACCCCCGACGCCGGCTTCGACGGCGTGCTGCACTGCGCCGCGCTGATCGCCGCCGGTGAGTCGATGGTCAGGCCGGAGCTCTACTGGCACACCAACACCGTCGGCACCCTGGCCCTGCTCGACGCGGTGCGCGCCGCCGCAGTGCCGAAACTGATCTTCTCCTCCACCGCCGCCGTCTACGGCAACCCCACCGAACTGCCGATCCCCGAGACGGCGGTCAAGGCCCCCACCAACACGTACGGCGCCACCAAGCTGGCCGTCGACATGGCACTCACCTCCGAGGCCGTCGGGCACGGGCTCGCAGCGGTCTCGCTGCGCTACTTCAACGTCGCCGGGGCCTACCTGACCGGCCGGGTCGCCCTCGGCGAGCGGCACGACCCGGAGACCCACCTCATCCCCATCGCCCTGGAGGTGGCCGCCGGCCGGCGGGAGAAACTCCAACTCTTCGGCGACGACTACCCCACCGTCGACGGCACCTGCGTCCGCGACTACATCCACGTGGCCGACCTGGCCCGGGCCCACCTGCTCGCCCTCGACGCGGCCACGCCCGGCCAGCACCGCATCTACAACCTGGGCAACGGCAACGGCTTCACCAACCGCCAGGTCATCGACGTCGTCCGCGAGGTCACCGGCGAGCCGGTGCCCGTGGAGATCGCACCTCGTCGCGACGGCGACCCCGCCGAACTGGTCGCCTCCGCCGCGCTCGCCCGCACCGGGCTGGGCTGGACGCCCGAGAAGCCGACCCTGCACGACATGGTCGGCGACGCGTGGACCTTCTACCGCACCCACCTCCTGGGGCGGTCATGA
- a CDS encoding 2'-5' RNA ligase family protein has product MASSRRTTDGWGRQPVAEGAARSVDDGDGAPVTGETIQIGIAVDIPEPWGSLLTRRRLEAGDQQTVPAHVTLLGPTEIPVDALPAVERHLAGVAATHLPFALHLRGTGTFRPVTQVVFVAVAAGISECELLAAAINAAPELRRELRFPYHPHVTVAQDVAPEALDRAYEDLADFSAMFEVEAFTLFSHSGKTRWQPRRDFRLGG; this is encoded by the coding sequence GTGGCGAGTAGTCGTCGCACGACGGACGGGTGGGGGCGGCAGCCGGTGGCCGAAGGGGCGGCGCGGAGCGTGGACGACGGTGACGGGGCACCGGTGACCGGCGAGACCATCCAGATCGGGATCGCCGTGGACATCCCGGAGCCCTGGGGCAGCCTGTTGACCCGGCGTCGACTGGAGGCCGGTGACCAGCAGACCGTACCCGCCCACGTGACCCTCCTCGGGCCCACGGAGATCCCGGTCGACGCGTTGCCCGCGGTGGAACGCCACCTGGCCGGTGTCGCCGCCACCCACCTGCCGTTCGCCCTGCACCTGCGGGGCACCGGCACGTTCCGGCCGGTCACCCAGGTGGTGTTCGTGGCCGTCGCCGCCGGGATCAGCGAGTGCGAGCTGCTGGCCGCCGCCATCAACGCCGCCCCCGAGCTGCGCCGGGAGTTGCGCTTTCCCTACCATCCACACGTGACGGTGGCCCAGGATGTCGCTCCCGAGGCGCTGGACCGGGCGTACGAGGATCTGGCCGACTTCTCCGCCATGTTCGAGGTGGAGGCGTTCACCCTCTTCTCGCACAGCGGCAAGACCCGGTGGCAGCCCCGGCGGGACTTCCGGCTGGGGGGCTGA
- the trpS gene encoding tryptophan--tRNA ligase yields the protein MSDVTARPRVFSGIQPTADSFHLGNYLGAVRHWVALQDSHDAFYCVVDQHAITAGHDPKVLRQRSRLAAAQLLAVGLDPERCTLFVQSQVPEHAQLAWVLGCITGFGEASRMTQFKDKSARQGNERASIGLFTYPILQAADILLYQANAVPVGEDQRQHLELSRDLAQRFNKLFGRTFTVPAPHIVKDTAKITDLQDPTAKMSKSSSSPGGIVDLLDDPARSAKKIRSAVTDTGREVVFDAETKPGIANLLTIYSALSGRSIDDLVAAYDGRGYGDLKKDLGEVVRDFVGPIQERTRSHLADPAQLDKLLVAGAEKARQVAVETLGVVYDRVGFYRPVRGE from the coding sequence ATGTCCGACGTCACCGCCCGCCCCCGCGTGTTCTCCGGCATCCAGCCGACGGCCGACTCGTTCCACCTCGGCAACTACCTGGGCGCGGTGCGGCACTGGGTGGCCTTGCAGGACAGCCACGACGCGTTCTACTGCGTGGTCGACCAGCACGCGATCACCGCCGGGCACGATCCGAAGGTGCTGCGGCAGCGCTCCCGGCTGGCCGCCGCGCAGCTGCTCGCCGTCGGGCTGGACCCGGAGCGCTGCACCCTGTTCGTGCAGTCGCAGGTGCCCGAGCACGCCCAGCTGGCCTGGGTGCTGGGCTGCATCACCGGGTTCGGCGAGGCCAGCCGGATGACCCAGTTCAAGGACAAGTCGGCCCGGCAGGGCAACGAGCGGGCCAGCATCGGCCTGTTCACCTACCCGATCCTGCAGGCCGCCGACATCCTGCTCTACCAGGCCAACGCGGTGCCCGTCGGTGAGGACCAGCGCCAGCACCTGGAGCTGTCCCGGGACCTGGCGCAGCGTTTCAACAAGCTGTTCGGCCGGACCTTCACCGTGCCCGCGCCGCACATCGTCAAGGACACCGCGAAGATCACCGACCTGCAGGACCCGACGGCGAAGATGTCGAAGTCGTCGTCGTCGCCGGGTGGCATCGTCGACCTGCTCGACGACCCGGCCCGCTCGGCCAAGAAGATCCGCTCCGCGGTCACCGACACCGGCCGCGAGGTCGTGTTCGACGCCGAGACCAAGCCGGGCATCGCCAACCTGCTCACCATCTACTCGGCGTTGAGCGGGCGGAGCATCGACGACCTGGTCGCCGCGTACGACGGCAGGGGCTACGGCGACCTGAAGAAGGACCTGGGCGAGGTGGTGCGCGACTTCGTCGGCCCGATCCAGGAGCGCACCCGAAGTCACCTGGCCGACCCGGCGCAGCTCGACAAGCTCCTCGTCGCCGGCGCGGAGAAGGCCCGACAGGTCGCCGTCGAGACGCTGGGCGTCGTCTACGACCGGGTCGGGTTCTACCGGCCGGTCCGTGGCGAGTAG
- a CDS encoding YihY/virulence factor BrkB family protein: MNLLGRVTTGIDRRLKAARRRSPAFSHLWRAVELYADLLGARLAAAIAYYGFFAVFALALVAYSIFGAILEDNDEVSAAAADFLEENLPFIDPAQVAESSGTVGVVGLVILVFTGIGWVEAIRSSQRLMYGLNQQPGNLVVRRLVDLGVLVVFFVLLGISVAAVDTLESLLRFLLRSTGSIGLTTVSAALSVLVNAVLATLLLVAVPRLRMSRVRLRPVVLLVAVGITLLNTVGRFYVVRTERNPAYTVVAGAVGLLLYLYLLNQLVLFGAALAATSHRGRVVDLAEQPTPRDLDVDTGPGTPGGAG, encoded by the coding sequence GTGAACCTCCTGGGTCGGGTGACGACGGGCATCGACCGCCGACTGAAGGCCGCCCGCCGCCGCTCCCCGGCCTTCAGCCACCTGTGGCGCGCCGTCGAGCTGTACGCCGACCTGCTCGGTGCCCGGCTCGCGGCGGCCATCGCCTACTACGGGTTCTTCGCGGTGTTCGCGCTGGCACTGGTCGCGTACTCGATCTTCGGCGCGATCCTGGAGGACAACGACGAGGTCAGCGCCGCCGCCGCGGACTTCCTGGAGGAGAACCTCCCCTTCATCGACCCGGCGCAGGTGGCCGAGAGCAGCGGCACGGTCGGGGTGGTCGGCCTGGTCATCCTGGTCTTCACCGGGATCGGCTGGGTGGAGGCGATCCGCTCCTCGCAACGCCTGATGTACGGCCTCAACCAGCAGCCGGGCAACCTGGTGGTCCGCCGCCTGGTCGACCTCGGCGTGCTGGTCGTCTTCTTCGTGCTGCTCGGGATCTCGGTGGCCGCCGTCGACACGCTGGAGTCGCTGCTGCGGTTCCTGCTGCGCAGCACCGGCTCGATCGGGCTGACCACGGTCAGCGCGGCGCTCAGCGTGCTGGTCAACGCGGTGCTCGCCACCCTGCTGCTGGTCGCGGTGCCCCGGCTGCGGATGAGCCGGGTCCGGCTGCGCCCCGTGGTGCTGCTGGTCGCGGTGGGCATCACGCTGCTCAACACGGTCGGACGGTTCTACGTGGTACGCACCGAGCGGAACCCGGCGTACACGGTGGTGGCCGGCGCGGTGGGCCTGCTGCTCTACCTCTACCTGCTGAACCAGTTGGTGCTCTTCGGCGCGGCGCTCGCCGCGACCAGCCACCGCGGCCGGGTGGTGGACCTCGCCGAGCAGCCGACCCCGCGCGATCTCGACGTGGACACCGGTCCGGGCACCCCGGGCGGCGCCGGGTGA
- the galK gene encoding galactokinase: MTGPAAPAGSPAAPADRPDTPAPAARVAASAPPGDVADRATVGFRSRYAGEPTGRWAAPGRANLIGEHTDYNDGFVLPFALPLRTVVAAAPGPDDQWTVWSELSGEAVTFTAADASEPGRVGGWAAYVAGVVWALRAAGHRLPGARLAVASDVPLGSGLSSSAALEAAVLAALVDLGGLDLPAEQQPRLAQRAENDYVGAPTGIMDQSAVIRCRAGHALFLDCRDESVEHIPFDLDAAGLAVLVVDSRAPHRHADGEYASRRASCEQAAALLGVAALRDVPADGLTEAWERLPDDEIRRRVRHVVAENQRVLDTVALLRAGRVREVGPLLTASHASMRDDFEITVPEIDTAVEAALAAGAWGARMTGGGFGGCVLALVDADGADPVAAAVTAAYARRGFTAPGHVTVRPSGGVTRLD; this comes from the coding sequence ATGACCGGCCCCGCCGCCCCGGCCGGCAGTCCCGCCGCCCCGGCCGACCGCCCCGACACACCGGCACCGGCGGCCCGCGTCGCCGCCTCGGCACCACCCGGCGACGTCGCGGACCGCGCCACCGTCGGCTTCCGCAGCCGGTACGCCGGCGAGCCCACCGGCCGCTGGGCGGCTCCCGGCCGGGCCAACCTGATCGGCGAACACACCGACTACAACGACGGCTTCGTGCTGCCCTTCGCGCTGCCCCTGCGCACCGTCGTCGCCGCCGCGCCCGGGCCCGACGACCAGTGGACCGTCTGGTCCGAGCTGTCCGGCGAGGCGGTCACCTTCACCGCTGCCGACGCCAGCGAGCCGGGCCGCGTCGGCGGCTGGGCGGCGTACGTCGCCGGGGTGGTCTGGGCGCTGCGGGCGGCCGGTCACCGGTTGCCCGGTGCCCGGCTGGCGGTCGCCTCCGACGTGCCGCTCGGCTCCGGCCTGTCCTCCTCCGCCGCGCTGGAGGCGGCGGTGCTGGCCGCACTCGTCGACCTGGGCGGGCTCGACCTGCCGGCGGAACAGCAGCCCCGGCTCGCCCAGCGGGCCGAGAACGACTACGTCGGGGCACCGACCGGGATCATGGACCAGTCGGCCGTGATCCGGTGCCGCGCCGGCCACGCCCTCTTCCTCGACTGCCGGGACGAGTCCGTGGAGCACATCCCGTTCGATCTCGACGCAGCCGGGCTCGCCGTGCTGGTGGTCGACAGCCGCGCCCCGCACCGCCACGCCGACGGCGAGTACGCCTCCCGGCGGGCGTCCTGCGAGCAGGCCGCCGCGCTGCTCGGGGTCGCGGCTCTGCGCGACGTGCCCGCCGACGGCCTCACCGAGGCGTGGGAGCGGCTGCCCGACGACGAGATCCGCCGCCGCGTACGGCACGTCGTCGCCGAGAACCAGCGGGTCCTCGACACGGTGGCCCTGCTGCGCGCCGGCCGGGTGCGGGAGGTCGGGCCCCTGCTCACCGCCTCGCACGCCTCGATGCGGGACGACTTCGAGATCACCGTTCCGGAGATCGACACCGCGGTCGAGGCGGCGCTGGCAGCCGGGGCGTGGGGAGCCCGGATGACCGGTGGCGGATTCGGCGGCTGCGTGCTGGCGCTGGTCGACGCCGACGGGGCCGACCCGGTGGCGGCGGCCGTCACGGCCGCCTACGCGCGGCGGGGCTTCACCGCCCCGGGCCACGTCACGGTCCGCCCGTCCGGCGGGGTCACCCGTCTGGACTGA
- a CDS encoding GntR family transcriptional regulator, whose translation MLIPVDPASPVPPYEQVRGQLAEQVGDGRLPVGTRLPPVRQLAADLGLAVNTVARAYRELEAAGLLETRGRHGTFVAPGRDDAVDRLQRAAVAYAAEAIRLGVPSDTALSLVRAALAAPPPPPR comes from the coding sequence GTGCTGATCCCGGTCGACCCGGCGTCGCCGGTGCCGCCGTACGAACAGGTGCGCGGCCAACTCGCGGAACAGGTGGGCGACGGCCGGCTGCCGGTCGGCACCCGGCTGCCCCCGGTGCGGCAGCTCGCGGCGGATCTGGGTCTGGCGGTGAACACCGTGGCCCGCGCCTACCGCGAGTTGGAGGCCGCCGGGCTGCTGGAGACCCGGGGCCGGCACGGCACGTTCGTCGCCCCCGGCCGCGACGACGCCGTCGACCGCCTCCAGCGCGCGGCGGTGGCCTACGCCGCCGAGGCGATCCGTCTCGGCGTGCCGTCGGACACGGCCCTGTCCCTGGTCCGCGCAGCCCTGGCCGCCCCACCTCCGCCCCCGCGGTAG
- a CDS encoding sulfate adenylyltransferase subunit 1, producing MTTEIRPPADATAAQTETQARTAGGAGPESRPMDLLRFATAGSVDDGKSTLIGRLLYDTKSLFTDQLAAVEAVSAARGDEYTNLALLTDGLRAEREQGITIDVAYRYFATPRRKFIIADTPGHIQYTRNMVTGASTADLALILVDARKGLVEQSRRHAFLCSLLRVPHLVLCVNKMDLVDWSQEVFERIADEFAAFAAKLDVPDLTVVPISALKGDNIVTRSENMPWYEGPSLLHHLERVHIASDRNLVDVRFPVQYVIRPQSTTVTDYRGYAGQVASGVLKPDDEVMVLPSGFTSRIAAVETADGPVAEAFPPMSVTVRLTDEIDISRGDMICRPNNSPSVSQDIEAMVCWMDETRPLQVGGKYAIKHTTRSARAIVRGLHYRLDINTLHRDEAAGELKLNEIGRVRLRTTVPLLADEYRRNRTTGGFVIIDESTNRTVGAGMIVEAA from the coding sequence ATGACCACCGAGATCCGGCCTCCGGCCGACGCGACCGCGGCGCAGACCGAGACGCAGGCTCGGACGGCAGGTGGGGCCGGGCCGGAATCCCGGCCGATGGACCTGCTGCGCTTCGCCACCGCCGGTAGCGTCGACGACGGCAAGTCGACCCTCATCGGTCGGCTGCTGTACGACACGAAGTCGCTGTTCACCGACCAGTTGGCCGCGGTGGAGGCGGTCAGCGCGGCCCGGGGCGACGAGTACACGAACCTGGCGCTGCTGACCGACGGCCTGCGTGCCGAGCGGGAGCAGGGCATCACCATCGACGTGGCGTACCGCTACTTCGCCACCCCCCGGCGCAAGTTCATCATCGCCGACACCCCCGGGCACATCCAGTACACCCGGAACATGGTGACCGGAGCGTCCACCGCCGACCTGGCGTTGATCCTGGTCGACGCCCGCAAGGGCCTGGTGGAGCAGTCCCGGCGGCACGCGTTCCTCTGCTCGCTGCTGCGGGTTCCGCACCTGGTGCTGTGCGTCAACAAGATGGATCTGGTCGACTGGTCGCAGGAGGTCTTCGAGCGGATCGCCGACGAGTTCGCGGCGTTCGCGGCGAAACTCGACGTGCCGGATCTGACGGTGGTGCCGATCTCGGCGCTGAAGGGCGACAACATCGTCACCCGCTCGGAGAACATGCCCTGGTACGAGGGCCCGTCGCTGCTGCACCACCTGGAGCGGGTGCACATCGCCTCCGACCGGAACCTGGTCGACGTGCGGTTCCCGGTCCAGTACGTGATCCGGCCGCAGTCGACCACGGTCACCGACTATCGCGGCTACGCGGGCCAGGTGGCTTCCGGCGTGCTCAAGCCGGATGACGAGGTGATGGTGCTGCCGTCGGGCTTCACCAGCCGGATCGCGGCGGTGGAGACGGCTGACGGCCCGGTGGCCGAGGCGTTCCCGCCGATGTCGGTGACGGTTCGGCTGACCGACGAGATCGACATCTCGCGGGGCGACATGATCTGCCGGCCGAACAACTCCCCGTCGGTGTCGCAGGACATCGAGGCGATGGTCTGCTGGATGGACGAGACGCGCCCGTTGCAGGTCGGCGGCAAGTACGCGATCAAGCACACCACCCGGTCGGCGCGGGCGATCGTCCGTGGGCTGCACTACCGCCTGGACATCAACACCCTGCACCGGGACGAGGCGGCGGGCGAGCTGAAGCTCAACGAGATCGGCCGGGTGCGGCTGCGCACCACGGTGCCGCTGCTGGCTGACGAGTACCGCCGCAACCGCACCACCGGCGGTTTCGTGATCATCGACGAGTCCACCAACCGTACGGTCGGGGCCGGCATGATCGTCGAGGCCGCCTGA
- a CDS encoding hemolysin family protein: MVARVVVRAADAATRLVTHLLRAGPAAGRERISEAELRDLVAANTLLDPVERGIIDEVLVAGASLVREVMMPRTEVVFLSAGLTIAEARRVVREATHTRYPVADGTHDDVVGFVHLRDVLLRPDTDPRTTVGELTREVKRLPGSKRVLAALSEMRRERHHLAVVVDEYGGTAGIVTLEDLIEELIGEIHDEYDTAEEPAHAGLPAVVDGRLNLADFAERTGVSLPVGPYETVAGYVMAALGRLPVAGDEVAVAGEPAGAGGESATGWSLRVLALDGRRVARLAVTAGRLPEQRTVPPPAAGRATGARRGAAGRAGRARPEATVRARSAGPS; this comes from the coding sequence GTGGTCGCCCGGGTGGTGGTACGGGCCGCCGACGCCGCCACCCGACTGGTGACCCACCTGCTGCGGGCCGGGCCGGCGGCCGGCCGGGAGCGGATCAGCGAGGCCGAGCTACGCGACCTCGTCGCCGCCAACACCCTGCTCGACCCCGTCGAACGGGGCATCATCGACGAGGTGCTGGTCGCCGGTGCCAGCCTCGTGCGTGAGGTGATGATGCCCCGCACCGAGGTCGTCTTCCTCTCCGCCGGGCTGACCATCGCCGAGGCCCGGCGGGTGGTCCGGGAGGCCACCCACACCCGCTACCCGGTCGCCGACGGCACGCACGACGACGTCGTCGGGTTCGTGCACCTGCGGGACGTGCTGCTCCGCCCCGACACCGACCCGCGCACCACCGTCGGGGAGCTGACCCGCGAGGTCAAGCGGCTGCCCGGCAGCAAGCGGGTGCTGGCCGCGCTGAGCGAGATGCGCCGCGAGCGGCACCACCTGGCCGTGGTGGTCGACGAGTACGGCGGCACCGCCGGCATCGTCACGCTGGAGGACCTGATCGAGGAGCTGATCGGGGAGATCCACGACGAGTACGACACCGCCGAGGAACCCGCCCACGCGGGTCTGCCCGCCGTGGTGGACGGTCGGCTCAACCTCGCCGACTTCGCCGAACGCACCGGCGTGAGCCTGCCGGTCGGCCCGTACGAGACGGTCGCCGGGTACGTCATGGCGGCGCTCGGCCGGCTGCCGGTGGCCGGCGACGAGGTGGCGGTGGCCGGTGAACCCGCCGGGGCCGGGGGCGAGTCGGCAACCGGGTGGTCGCTGCGGGTGCTGGCCCTCGACGGGCGGCGGGTGGCCCGGCTCGCGGTCACCGCCGGCCGGCTGCCCGAGCAGCGCACCGTACCGCCACCGGCGGCGGGCCGGGCGACAGGCGCCCGCCGCGGGGCGGCGGGCCGGGCGGGTCGCGCCCGCCCCGAGGCGACGGTGCGGGCGCGATCCGCCGGCCCGTCATGA
- a CDS encoding glycoside hydrolase family 13 protein, whose amino-acid sequence MTVSTATPPISDADWWRSAVVYQVYVRSFADSNGDGTGDLAGIRERLPYLRDLGVDALWLTPFYTSPMIDGGYDVADYRDVDPMFGTLTDFDAMITDAHALGLRIIVDIVPNHTSSAHPWFAAALAAAPGSPERARYIFADGRGDDGELPPNDWESIFGGPAWTRLPDGQWYLHLFDPAQPDLNWRHPEVRAEFEDVLRFWLDRGVDGFRIDVAHGMIKAEGLPDVGFNSMTTGQRQSELLGKGRLPYFDQDEVHDIYRAWRPILDSYPGGRMAVAEAWAETPQRLARYIGPDELHQAFSFDFLDATWSADSFRKVIDTALAESTIVGAPTTWVLSNHDRQRHVTRYGDGEVGLRRARAAALLMLALPGCAYLYQGEELGLPEVLELPDELRQDPAFLRTGESRDGCRVPIPWSGELAPYGFGPEGSELSWLPAPATWRALSVAAQTGVPGSTLELYRAALRIRHTHPALAGTGTITWLETEPGVLAFSRSAGDAVLTCVVNISGAPVLIDGYGEPVVASAALTDQGAAHLLPVDSAAWFARH is encoded by the coding sequence ATGACCGTCAGCACCGCCACGCCGCCGATCTCCGACGCCGACTGGTGGCGGTCCGCGGTCGTCTACCAGGTCTACGTCCGCAGCTTCGCCGACAGCAACGGCGACGGCACGGGCGACCTGGCGGGCATCCGGGAGCGCCTGCCGTACCTGCGTGACCTCGGGGTGGACGCCCTGTGGCTGACCCCCTTCTACACCTCCCCCATGATCGACGGAGGCTACGACGTCGCCGACTACCGCGACGTCGACCCGATGTTCGGCACCCTCACCGACTTCGACGCGATGATCACCGACGCCCACGCGCTCGGCCTGCGGATCATCGTCGACATCGTGCCGAACCACACCTCCAGCGCGCACCCGTGGTTCGCCGCCGCCCTCGCCGCCGCCCCCGGCTCCCCCGAGCGGGCGCGCTACATCTTCGCCGACGGCCGCGGCGACGACGGCGAGCTGCCGCCCAACGACTGGGAGAGCATCTTCGGCGGCCCCGCCTGGACCAGGCTGCCCGACGGCCAGTGGTACCTGCACCTGTTCGACCCCGCCCAGCCCGACCTGAACTGGCGTCACCCCGAGGTGCGCGCCGAGTTCGAGGACGTGCTCCGCTTCTGGCTCGACCGGGGCGTCGACGGGTTCCGCATCGACGTGGCCCACGGCATGATCAAGGCCGAGGGCCTGCCGGACGTCGGCTTCAACTCGATGACCACCGGCCAGCGCCAGTCGGAGCTGCTCGGCAAGGGCCGGCTGCCCTACTTCGACCAGGACGAGGTGCACGACATCTACCGCGCCTGGCGGCCGATCCTGGACAGCTACCCCGGCGGCCGGATGGCCGTCGCCGAGGCGTGGGCCGAGACCCCGCAGCGACTGGCCCGCTACATCGGCCCCGACGAGCTGCACCAGGCGTTCAGCTTCGACTTCCTCGACGCCACGTGGTCGGCCGACTCCTTCCGCAAGGTCATCGACACCGCGCTCGCCGAGTCGACCATCGTCGGCGCGCCGACCACCTGGGTGCTGTCCAACCACGACCGACAGCGGCACGTCACCCGCTACGGCGACGGCGAGGTCGGGTTGCGCCGCGCCCGGGCCGCCGCCCTGCTGATGCTGGCCCTGCCCGGCTGCGCCTACCTCTACCAGGGCGAGGAACTGGGCCTGCCCGAGGTGCTGGAACTCCCCGACGAGCTGCGCCAGGACCCGGCGTTCCTGCGCACCGGCGAGAGCCGGGACGGCTGCCGGGTGCCGATCCCGTGGAGTGGCGAGCTGGCCCCGTACGGCTTCGGCCCGGAGGGCAGCGAGCTGAGCTGGCTGCCGGCCCCCGCGACCTGGCGGGCCCTCTCGGTGGCCGCCCAGACCGGCGTCCCCGGCTCCACCCTGGAGCTCTACCGGGCGGCGCTGCGGATCCGCCACACGCACCCCGCGCTGGCCGGCACGGGCACCATCACCTGGCTGGAGACCGAGCCCGGTGTGCTCGCCTTCAGCCGCTCCGCCGGCGACGCCGTGCTGACCTGCGTGGTCAACATCAGCGGTGCGCCGGTCCTGATCGACGGGTACGGCGAACCGGTCGTCGCCAGCGCGGCCCTCACCGACCAGGGCGCCGCCCACCTGCTCCCGGTCGACTCGGCCGCCTGGTTCGCCCGGCACTGA